One Vespa crabro chromosome 1, iyVesCrab1.2, whole genome shotgun sequence genomic region harbors:
- the LOC124428670 gene encoding UNC93-like protein has product MVASQNDGGRSMGGGGSDTVYTVTVSGVGYRNEGYKDDGTDCIPPEPQKPPQLPQTEDDTQSRKFKLSRGEKWRILKNIGTVSIAFMVQFTAFQGTANLQSSINASDGLGTVSLSAIYAALVLSCIFVPTFLIKRLTVKWTLCLSMLCYAPYIGSQFYPRFYTLVPAGVLLGLGAAPMWAAKATYLTQVGGVYAKLTDQPVDAIVVRFFGFFFLAWQTAELWGNLISSLVLSEGEFGSSSGNSTTSWNKIKLCGAEFCVLGNGAHENLERPPESEIYEISSIYLTCVIVAVIIVALFVDPLSRYGEKQRRADSQELNGIQLLSATAYQLKKPYQQLLIPITVWIGMEQAFIGADFTQAYISCALGVHKVGYVMICFGVVNAGCSLLFGSLMKFVGRQPLMALGAIVHACLIVVLLLWKPHPDNPYVFYSVSGLWGVGDAVWQTQVNGLYGTLFRRNKEAAFSNYRLWESAGFVIAYAYSTHLCARMKLYVLLTVLMIGTMGYIIVELLHRRKQRRLKAIAEDPKAAQAEANQPEETDDEKDDLDDDIIITHL; this is encoded by the exons ATGGTGGCTTCGCAGAACGATGGCGGTAGAAGTATGGGCGGTGGTGGAAGCGATACCGTTTACACAGTGACGGTAAGCGGTGTAGGTTATAGAAACGAAGGTTACAAAGATGATGGTACTGATTGTATTCCACCGGAGCCTCAAAAACCACCACAGCTACCTCAAACGGAAGATGATACTCAATCGAGGAAATTCAAACTTTCCCGTGGCGAGAAGTGGCGGATTTTGAAGAATATTGGGACCGTCTCGATAGCGTTCATGGTGCAGTTCACGGCGTTCCAAGGCACAGCGAACCTTCAGTCATCAATAAATGCAAGCGACGGCCTCGGTACCGTCTCTCTTTCGGCAATTTACGCGGCCCTTGTGCTCTCTTGTATTTTCGTACCGACTTTTCTCATTAAGAGGTTAACCGTTAAATGGACGCTTTGTCTTTCGATGCTTTGTTACGCACCTTACATCGGTTCTCAGTTTTATCCAAGATTTTACACCCTTGTGCCGGCTGGCGTTTTGCTCGGTCTTGGTGCCGCACCTATGTGGGCAGCAAAGGCTACCTATCTCACGCAGGTCGGTGGTGTTTACGCAAAACTCACGGACCAACCGGTCGACGCGATTGTCGTCAGGTTCTttggctttttctttcttgcttggCAAACCGCAGAACTCTGGGGAAATCTTATATCTTCGCTGG TCTTGAGCGAAGGAGAATTCGGTAGCAGTAGTGGCAATAGTACGACTAGCTGGAACAAGATAAAGCTCTGTGGTGCCGAATTTTGCGTTCTTGGTAATGGAGCGCACGAAAACTTAGAGAGACCCCCGGAATCGGAAATTTACGAAATCTCCTCGATCTATTTGACATGCGTCATCGTCGCGGTGATCATTGTCGCTCTTTTCGTCGATCCTCTATCAAG gTATGGCGAAAAACAACGGCGTGCTGATAGTCAGGAGCTCAATGGTATTCAGTTGCTCTCCGCGACTGCTTATCAATTAAAGAAACCTTATCAACAGTTACTAATACCCATCACAGTATGGATCGGCATGGAACAGGCCTTCATCGGCGCTGATTTTACTCAG GCATACATCTCTTGTGCTCTAGGCGTTCACAAAGTGGGATACGTGATGATCTGCTTTGGAGTGGTAAATGCAGGATGCTCCTTGCTCTTTGGCTCTCTTATGAAGTTCGTAGGCAGGCAACCGTTGATGGCACTTGGTGCCATAGTTCACGCCTGTCTAATAGTTGTGCTGCTTCTTTGGAAACCACACCCAGATAATCCATATGTCTTTTATTCAGTCTCCGGCCTTTGGGGAGTTGGTGACGCCGTCTGGCAGACACAGGTCAATG GTCTCTATGGTACTCTCTTCAGGCGCAACAAGGAAGCTGCGTTTTCGAATTACAGACTATGGGAGAGCGCAGGATTCGTGATTGCATATGCGTACAGTACACATCTGTGCGCCCGCATGAAGCTTTATGTTCTATTGACCGTCTTGATGATTGGCACGATGGGCTACATAATCGTCGAACTTCTTCACAGACGTAAACAGAGGAGATTGAAGGCTATTGCTGAGGACCCGAAAGCCGCGCAAGCAGAGGCCAATCAGCCAGAAGAGACAGATGATGAGAAGGACGATCTCGACGACGACATCATCATTACACATCTTTGA
- the LOC124428485 gene encoding xenotropic and polytropic retrovirus receptor 1 has product MKFAEHLSAHITPEWRKQYISYEEMKAMLYTAVEEAPSSESVEPEVIQRHFASFDEVFFTFCDRELKKINTFYSEKLAEATRKYAALQNELKTALELQHGSGKNKGKPNTKPYLPTRKLRELKLAFSEFYLSLILLQNYQNLNYTGFRKILKKHDKLLSVDSGSKWRVECVEIAHFYTSKDIDKLIQETETTVTNDLEGGDRQRAMKRLRVPPLGEHQSPWTTFKVGLFSGSFIILFIAVVLSAIFHESGENLKVAFRLYRGPLLIIQFLFLIGVNVYGWRSSGVNHVLIFELDPRNHLSEQHLMELSAVLGVVWTLSLLSFLYSTSLSIPPYVNPLALVCLMLAFFLNPFKIFRHEARFWLLKIIGRVLVSPFAYVNFADFWLADQLNSLTTALLDFHFLTCFYITNGNWLEAGNTKQCTSGSLILRPIVNCLPAWFRFAQCLRRYRDSKEAFPHLANAGKYSTTFLVVIANTLHNYHQGEYSNQWENPWLWSWVASCVVNSVYSYTWDLKMDWGLLDNNAGENRFLREEVVYSAAGFYYFAIIEDFVLRFIWVASFILIQCGHISNDLMTSIVAPLEVFRRFIWNFFRLENEHLNNCGKFRAVRDISIAPIESSDQTQILRMMDDENGVLNRGKRKGGGKKQVNTKEEKRALLKETIDIDISNAS; this is encoded by the exons ATGAAGTTTGCAGAACATCTATCTGCTCATATTACGCCTGAATGGCGTAAGCAGTATATTAGTTATGAG GAAATGAAAGCAATGCTTTATACTGCAGTGGAGGAGGCACCTTCTTCAGAAAGTGTAGAACCAGAAGTGATACAAAGGCACTTTGCTTCTTTCGACGaagtattttttacattttgtgatcgtgaattgaaaaaaattaatacctTTTATTCTG aaaaattagcAGAAGCAACACGTAAATATGCAGCATTACAAAATGAATTGAAGACTGCTTTAGAATTGCAACATGGCAGtggaaaaaacaaaggaaaaccTAATACCAAACCTTATCTACCTACaagaaaattaagagaatTGAAACTTGCATTTTCAGagttctatctttctcttatactTTTACAAAACTACCAAAATCTTAATTATACTGGATTTCGTAAAATTCTTAAAAAGCATGATAAG TTATTGTCTGTGGATAGTGGTTCAAAATGGAGAGTAGAATGTGTAGAAATAGCTCATTTCTATACTTCAAAAGATATAGATAAGCTTATACAAGAAACAGAGACAACCGTAACAAATGATCTTGAAGGTGGAGATAGGCAACGTGCTATGAAAAGACTTCGTGTGCCACCTCTAGGTGAACATCAGAGCCCGTGGACTACTTTTAAAGTGGGATTATTTTCTGGAAGCTTTATAATCCTGTTTATAGCGGTTGTTCTCTCAG CAATATTCCATGAGAGTGGAGAAAATTTGAAAGTAGCATTTCGTTTGTACAGAGGACCATTGCTtatcattcaatttttatttctcattggTGTTAATGTTTATGGTTGGAGATCCTCAGGGGTAAATCATGTCTTAATATTTGAATTGGATCCACGCAATCATCTCTCCGAACAACATCTTATGGAATTGTCTGCAGTACTTGGAGTAGTATGGACATTAAGTCTATTAAGTTTTCTTTACAGTACTAGTCTTAGTATTCCGCCATATGTAAATCCTTTAGCTCTTGTCTGTCTTATGCTGGCATTTTTTCTGAATCCATTCAAGATTTTCCGCCATGAAGCACGTTTTTGGTTACTCAAAATCATT gGTCGTGTTTTGGTATCCCCATTTGCATACGTTAATTTCGCAGATTTTTGGTTAGCTGATCAATTAAATAGTTTGACTACCGCTCTATTggactttcattttttaacatGTTTTTACATCACAAATGGTAATTGGCTTGAAGCAGGGAACACAAAGCAATGTACATCAGGATCTTTGATCCTCAGACCTATTGTTAATTGTCTACCGGCTTGGTTTCGTTTTGCACAATGCTTACGAAGGTATCGTGATTCCAAAGAAGCATTTCCACATTTAGCAAATGCTGGAAAATATTCAACTACCTTTCTAGTTGTTATAGCTAATACACTACATAATTATCATCAAG gtgaaTATAGTAATCAATGGGAGAATCCATGGTTATGGTCTTGGGTGGCAAGTTGCGTTGTTAATTCAGTATATTCTTATACATGGGATCTTAAGATGGATTGGGGTCTTCTGGATAATAATGCTGGTGAAAACCGATTTTTAAGAGAGGAAGTTGTTTATTCTGCAGCG ggcttttattattttgcgaTAATAGAGGATTTTGTGTTAAGATTCATATGGGTCGCAAGTTTCATTTTAATACAATGCGGACATATTTCCAATGACTTAATGACATCTATAGTTGCACCTCTTGAGGTTTTTAG GCGTTTTATTTGGAATTTCTTTCGATTGGAGAACGAGCACTTGAATAATTGTGGTAAATTTCGTGCTGTACGAGACATTTCTATAGCACCAATCGAAAGTTCTGATCAAACGCAAATTCTTCGTATGATGGATGATGAAAATGGTGTACTAAACAGAGGTAAACGTAAAGGTGGTGGTAAAAAGCAAGTAAATaccaaggaagaaaaaagagcatTGCTTAAGGaaactattgatattgatatatcGAATGCTAGTTAA
- the LOC124432324 gene encoding putative serine protease F56F10.1 — MRFVLLLLLIAVFINISLALRNFIRGRSKDGNLGILLSHKEQKWLPKEQWFIQMLDHFNPIDARVWKQRYFQNAEYYKPGGPMFLLIGGEGAATAKWMVEGQWIEYAKQFGAMCFQLEHRFYGKSHPTADMSVKNLIYLNSEQALADIAYFIESINEIYKVLHNIKWIVFGGSYPGSLAAWMRVKYPHLVHGAVSSSGPVLAQVDFQQYYIIVENSLKEYSEACVDVLAAANKQFHMMLHHPIGQQGIVKKFNLCDPIDIGYTKRVDISNLYETIISNFAGIVQYNKDNRNNSRMANLSIDDACNILMNEKIGISIDRLAHISNMILNASKEKCLDFRYDKMIHELRNVTWDSEGAEGGRQWIYQTCTEFGFFQTSTARPNLFSEMFPVEFFIQQCIDIFGPRYNIDLLNNAVKRTNTLYGALKLEVNNVVFVHGSVDPWHALGITTSLTPEATAIYINGTAHCANMYPPSEYDPPQLKAAKAQVGQIIYQWLKS, encoded by the exons ATGcgatttgtattattattgctgttaatagcagtttttataaatattagtttaGCACTACGTAATTTTATAAGAGGCAGAAGTAAAGATGGAAATTTGGGTATATTGCTTTCACATAAAGAACAGAAATGGCTTCCTAAGGAGCAATGGTTTATCCAAATGCTCGATCACTTTAACCCAATAGATGCACGTGTTTGGAAGCAG agaTATTTTCAGAATGCAGAATATTATAAACCTGGTGGTCCTATGTTCCTTTTAATCGGTGGTGAAGGAGCAGCCACTGCCAAGTGGATGGTGGAAGGACAATGGATTGAATATGCTAAACAATTTGGAGCAATGTGCTTTCAACTTGAACATCGCTTTTATGGAAAAAGTCATCCAACTGC AGATATGAGTGTGAAGaacttaatttatttaaattcagAACAAGCACTTGCAGATATAGCATATTTTATAGaaagtataaatgaaatttataaagtattacataatataaaatggattgTTTTTGGAGGTTCTTATCCTGGATCATTAGCTGCATGGATGCGTGTAAAATATCCTCATCTTGTACATGGAGCTGTATCTAGTAGTGGTCCAGTCCTTGCACAAGTTGATTTTCAAC aatattatattattgttgaaaattCTCTTAAGGAATATTCTGAAGCATGTGTAGATGTGTTAGCAGCTGCGAACAAACAATTTCATATGATGTTACATCATCCAATAGGTCAACAAGgcattgttaaaaaatttaa CCTGTGTGATCCAATAGATATTGGATACACAAAACGCGTTGatatttcgaatttatatgaaacaataataagtaattttgCGGGTATTGTCCAgtacaataaagataatcgtAACAATTCAAGAATGGCTAATTTGTCTATCGATGATGCATGTAATATtctaatgaatgaaaaaataggTATATCCATCGATAGACTCGCTCATATAAGTAATATGATACTAAATGCGagcaaagaaaaatgtttggaCTTTAGGTACGATAAGATGATTCATGAGTTAAGGAATGTAACATGGGATTCTGAAGGAGCAGAAGGAG gTCGGCAATGGATATATCAAACATGCACAGAATTTGGATTTTTTCAAACATCGACTGCACGTCCTAATTTATTTAGTGAAATGTTTCCAGTAGAATTCTTTATTCAGCAATGCATTGATATTTTCGGACCTAG GTATAACATAGACTTACTTAATAATGCTGTGAAGCGAACCAATACTCTATACGGAGCACTTAAATTAGAAGTAAATAATGTAGTGTTCGTACATGGATCTGTTGATCCATGGCATGCACTAGGTATTACAACATCGTTAACTCCTGAGGCTACCGCTATTTATATCAATG GCACTGCACATTGCGCTAACATGTATCCACCTTCTGAATATGATCCGCCTCAGTTGAAAGCAGCTAAAGCACAAGTTGGACAAATAATCTATCAATGGTTAAAAAGCTAa